A genomic segment from Paenibacillus sp. FSL K6-1096 encodes:
- a CDS encoding transcriptional repressor — translation MKTLNLTAQRQAVYDIVRNSHDHPTAAEVMNRLVEQGHNLAYGTVYNSLRYLSDKQMIRELKLGEAASRYDARLDDHQHIICEVCGAVDEVMSQVPQEWMDSVAADTGYSITHTHVVFGGVCPACRSKSQRKN, via the coding sequence ATGAAGACCCTGAACTTAACCGCTCAACGCCAAGCCGTTTATGATATCGTTCGTAATTCCCATGACCATCCGACCGCAGCGGAGGTGATGAACCGGCTCGTTGAGCAGGGACATAACCTGGCCTATGGAACCGTCTATAATTCCCTGCGTTATCTGTCGGATAAGCAGATGATCCGCGAGCTGAAGCTGGGGGAGGCGGCGAGCCGTTACGATGCCCGTCTGGACGACCATCAGCATATTATCTGCGAGGTGTGCGGCGCAGTGGATGAGGTGATGAGCCAGGTGCCGCAGGAGTGGATGGACTCGGTTGCAGCCGATACCGGCTACTCCATCACCCATACACATGTTGTATTCGGCGGTGTGTGCCCGGCTTGCCGGAGCAAGAGCCAGCGTAAGAATTAG
- a CDS encoding ThuA domain-containing protein, with amino-acid sequence MDKRKCLLLGDYTHPRFHPLQGVDKQVSGILNELLTVQCSENRKLLLGEHLAGYDLCIAYNELWNESVSPQQTAGLLSYVSGGGGLIVLHTGISLAKRYELAQLFGGRFTGHPPYTTLDFKVHEHVITEGIEDFQLDEEPYRFEFDPFTEKTILLEYEADGERVPAAWCHSYGQGRVVFLMPGHHEPTFHHPAVRRLLLQAATWAARIPR; translated from the coding sequence ATGGATAAGAGAAAGTGCCTATTATTAGGAGATTACACACACCCCCGTTTCCACCCGCTGCAGGGAGTGGACAAGCAGGTCAGCGGGATTCTGAATGAGCTGCTGACGGTACAGTGCTCGGAGAACCGCAAGCTGCTGCTGGGCGAGCATCTGGCCGGATATGATCTCTGTATTGCTTATAATGAGTTATGGAATGAATCGGTATCTCCGCAGCAGACCGCGGGTCTGCTCAGTTATGTCAGCGGAGGCGGAGGCCTGATTGTCCTGCATACGGGGATATCGCTGGCAAAGCGTTATGAGCTGGCCCAGTTATTCGGCGGAAGATTCACCGGCCATCCGCCGTATACTACGCTGGATTTCAAGGTGCATGAGCATGTTATCACCGAGGGTATTGAGGATTTCCAGCTTGACGAAGAGCCGTACCGGTTCGAGTTCGATCCGTTCACCGAGAAGACCATTCTGCTCGAGTACGAGGCAGACGGCGAGCGGGTGCCTGCGGCCTGGTGCCACAGCTACGGCCAGGGGCGGGTAGTCTTCCTGATGCCGGGGCATCATGAGCCGACCTTCCATCATCCGGCTGTCCGCCGGCTGCTGCTGCAGGCGGCCACCTGGGCCGCGCGGATTCCGAGATAA
- a CDS encoding phasin family protein translates to MSDLFKKAISLGVGLTIVSKEKVEKVVDELVKRGELAPSESKALVDRLIERGDEERGAFKSAVHEQVQRVLKELKVPVQADIAALESRIALLESRVAELEGASPRENPAPDTPAE, encoded by the coding sequence ATGAGTGATTTATTCAAGAAAGCCATTTCTTTAGGAGTGGGCCTCACCATTGTCAGTAAGGAGAAAGTGGAGAAGGTTGTAGACGAGCTGGTCAAGCGGGGAGAGCTGGCGCCTTCCGAATCCAAGGCGCTGGTAGACCGGCTTATTGAGCGCGGGGATGAAGAACGGGGAGCGTTCAAATCTGCTGTGCATGAGCAGGTCCAGCGGGTGCTGAAGGAGCTTAAGGTGCCGGTTCAGGCCGACATCGCCGCATTGGAATCGCGCATTGCCTTGCTGGAGAGCCGTGTGGCCGAGCTGGAGGGGGCATCGCCCCGGGAGAACCCTGCGCCGGACACGCCAGCGGAATAA
- a CDS encoding uroporphyrinogen-III synthase, which translates to MAEQLKGLTVALAGPRKAEEMAKLVENMGGTALHRPAQGTSFVDDAALHDGLKAWVEQPPDLAVLTTGMGLEALFETAGKLGMAERFLEVLSASPVAARGYKTVNALKKRGLEPAVRDDDGSNAGLIRGLQGWNLRGKRVMLQLHGETAPQLTGWLEQAGATVGCVQPYRYTEPEPGALEQLLNEITTGQVDAVAFTSAPQFRFLAQHAREQGRLEALVQALEDKVLAVSVGRVTSEALKEEGVQRIIMPERERMGSMLVSLGQYLAANRR; encoded by the coding sequence ATGGCAGAGCAATTGAAGGGGCTGACTGTTGCCCTGGCCGGTCCGCGCAAAGCGGAGGAAATGGCGAAGCTGGTTGAGAATATGGGCGGGACCGCCCTGCACCGTCCGGCTCAGGGAACATCCTTCGTGGATGACGCCGCCTTGCATGACGGGCTGAAGGCATGGGTGGAGCAGCCGCCGGATCTGGCTGTGCTGACTACCGGCATGGGGCTTGAAGCCCTGTTCGAAACGGCCGGGAAGCTGGGAATGGCGGAGCGCTTCCTGGAGGTTCTCTCCGCCTCACCGGTTGCAGCGCGCGGCTACAAGACCGTGAACGCGCTGAAGAAGCGGGGGCTTGAGCCGGCGGTGCGCGATGATGACGGCAGCAATGCCGGCCTGATCCGGGGCTTACAGGGGTGGAATCTCCGGGGCAAGCGGGTCATGCTGCAGCTGCACGGGGAGACCGCGCCGCAGCTCACCGGGTGGCTGGAGCAGGCGGGGGCTACCGTTGGCTGTGTGCAGCCCTACCGGTATACCGAGCCTGAGCCGGGGGCGCTGGAGCAGCTGCTTAATGAGATTACCACAGGACAGGTGGATGCGGTAGCGTTCACCAGCGCGCCGCAGTTCCGCTTCCTGGCGCAGCATGCCCGGGAACAGGGACGGCTTGAAGCCCTTGTTCAGGCTCTGGAGGACAAGGTGCTGGCTGTGTCTGTCGGCAGGGTGACCTCGGAGGCGCTGAAGGAAGAGGGCGTGCAACGGATTATCATGCCGGAGCGTGAGCGGATGGGCAGTATGCTGGTCAGCCTGGGGCAGTATCTTGCGGCGAACCGGCGGTGA